The Intestinibaculum porci DNA window ATTGCCATTAATGACCTTGTACATCGAGCCGTTGGTAAAGAAGAATTCAATATGTTTCTTGAGGACATCACTATGGGTAAAGCTGTACACAAGAGAATCCATCAGAGAGCTCTCTTCTGGGGTGAGAGCATACGGATGGGCTGGATCAATAGTGGGAAAATGACCATCTTTAAGCGGATAAGTGACACCTGCAATGGTCACTGTTTTCTTGTCATAGTCAATCGCCTCTAGCAGCAAGCGATGATCTAAGTGATATTCCGGATGACGGCCGATCATCTGCCCTTCTAGTTTAAGCATAATGATGGTAATGGCTTTACACATCTTGGCCGCTAAACGTAAATCCACCTGATCGGAAATATTACGATCAAAAAGATGAGGCATAAAGCAGTCACATGGATCATCCCCATACATTTTGCCGGCAAATTCGGATAAAGGACGAATATTAATGCCATAGCCATCTTCAATAACATCAAATGAGTTATAGTTGGTCGCAATACGTAACACGCTCGCCACGCAGAGCGGATTGCCAGCCGCCGCCCCCATCCAGTGGGCATCATGATTGCCCCATTCAATATCAACATCATGGAAACGAATGAGCTCTTTCATGATCTTATCAGCATGGGGACCACGATCAAAAATATCACCGATAATATGAATAGCATCAATGGTTAAATTCTGAATCAAATGGGATAAAGCCACAATCATTTCTTCGCCTAAACCCGTTTCAATAATGCCATTAAGAATTTCCTGGTGGTACAGTTTCTTATCCGGATCACTGGCATCAATATGCAGCAGTTCATTAATGACATAGGCATATTCACTTGGAATCTTCCGATAGACCTTCGTGCGGGTATATTTTGATGAGACAACTTTGCAGACGGCAATCAAACGATTGATCGTGGTCTTCTGCCAGCCCTGCTCATCTTCATCATGATTTGTCGATAGACCATGACGCGGATAATAAATCAGATTGGCGAGATCCGCTTTCTCTTTAGGAGAAAGCAGATCCCCAAAGGTTTCATTAATTTTATAAAGAACAACACCGGAAGAACTTTTCATCATGTAAATGAAAGCTTCACTTTCGCCATGTAAATCAGAAAAGAAATATTCGGTGCCTTTCGGTAAAGCTAAAATGGATTTGAGATTGATGATTTTGGTACTCGCCGCTTCCTTGGTAGGATACTGACGGCTTAATAATTTTAAGTAATCTAAATCACGCATAAGAATCGCCTCCTTGGCTTCATTGTACTAAGAATCAAAAGCTTTGCAAGATCCATTCGCGAATTTTACAAATTCCTTACAATCCAAGCGTTACCATCCCAAATTTTCCCATCAGAAAAAGGATGATTGCTCATCCTTTAATCATCATCGTCAGGGAAGATGTAATCTTTGGCTTTATGAAGATCATCAGAAACGGTGATCTTTTTGTTCATCTGATAGTGACCTAAAGCAAAAGCTTTCTTGCCTGGCAGATAGATTGCATCCGCCGCTGTAATCTTTCTTAAATGCAGACCATTAGCCGTAAATGGGTTGAGGTTTTTCACTCCCATAATTGTCACCTGACGTGTTTTTATATCATAGTAAGGCACTAACGCATAGCGGCTCGCACCGATCTTTACCTGCGGGTACGATCCGTATTTACGGCCATCTTCATAGTAGAAGAAAGCCTGCTGGAGCGACGAAGGATCAAGCTTCGTATCCTCATCAAAAGTTGTCGTTAAATAGATCGCGTGATGATAAGCGCGAACCCCATGATCCTGATGTTTTAGATATTTATCTTCATGCTTAGCGCAGCGCCCCATCACATCCTGACCGTTAAAGATAAACGTAACGACACCTTTATAATCACAATAATCACGCACCTTTAAGGATGACGCTGTTTCATCTTCTATTTTGGCTTTAGGAGCATATTTTTCTACTAGCGTTTTCAGTAACGTCATATCCCCCTTTGGATTGGTATTCTGGTTATGATAAGCCTTTTCCAGCTTCCCAATCTTTTCATAACAGCCAATATAGTCGGTATTAAACATCTTCTTTTTAATGTAATACCCAAAATAGCCAAAACCAGCGATTAATAAAGCAATAACCACAATAATAATCAGCGTATTTGCATTCTTTTTCTTCATATTCAAACTCCTTAATGAATCACGCGTTTTATTGTAGCAATTCCCTGAATTTTATTCAAGTTATCAATGCACTGCTGAAGCGTTTCGGCATTATCTACTGATAATGTCAGTTTAATAATCGCATCCAAATCATGAATGCCGGCATTGATATTGAGAATATTGACATTGCATGAACCTAAACACGTCACCACATCATTGAGGAGGTTTGGCCGATCTAAGCCATTGAGCTCTAAGTCCACATTATAACGCTTATTTTCTAAGTTGGTATAATCCCAGTAAACATCAATAAGACGGCCTTTATCAATATTGGCCACGTTTGGACAATCGGCACGATGGACTTTGATTCCCTGCCCTTTGGAAACGAAACCAACAATTGGATCGCCCGGAATCGGTGAGCAGCATTTACTTAACTGCATCTTTAAACCAGAGACATTTTTGACGCTGATGCCGATACTCTTTTGATGTTTCTTATTATTGCTGGCATAATTCTGATTCTTCTTGAGCATCTTTGATAAGTTATCAAGGAAGCTGCGCTTTTGTGGTGCAACCTTTTCTAATAATGTCCCCGCCGTAGCCTGACGCTTACCAATCGAGGTTAAGATCTCATCAAAATTCCGGGCGCCAAAAGAACCTAAATAAGAGCGATAAGTTTCTGGATCAAGATAGGTCTTTTCATCTAAACCGCGGTTGCGGATTTCTTCACGGAGAATGCGGCGTCCTTCTTCGATAAATTCTTTGGAATTTTCAGCATCGGATTTCGCAATCCAGGCACGAATCTTATTACGCGCACTCGCCGTGCGAACAAACTTCAGCCAGTCTTCACTTGGCTTGGCCGCATTGTTGGTTTTGATCTCACAGATATCCCCGGTCTTTAATTTGGTATCAATTGGCACCATCACATTATTGACAATGGCTCCGACGGCATGGTTGCCGACTTCAGTATGAATACGGTAGGCAAAGTCAATCGGCGTCGAACCGTTTGGTAATTCGATAATTTTCCCTTGGGGCGTTAAAACGTACACATTGGCTTCAAAGATATCGCGCTTAAGGGTATTGTAATACTCCTGGGCTTTTTCATCTTTGACTTCATCACTGATGGTAATAAAGTCTGATAACCACTGTAATTTCTCACCGATTTCCTTCTGTTCAGCTTTCGCACTATAGTTCTTGCCTTCCTTATAACGCCAGTGCGAAGCGACCCCGCGCTCAGCGAGTTCATCCATTTCTTCGGTACGGATCTGAATTTCAAAGATATGGCCGCCTTCGCCAATCACCGTCGTATGTAATGACTGATACATATTTGGTTTTGGCATCGCAATATAGTCTTTAAAACGGCCTGGTAAAGGACGATATTTTTCATGGATAATCCCTAACACTTCGTAACACTCCACTTTTTCTTTCAGAATGATACGTAAAGCATTAAGATCATAAAGTTCATCAAAACGTTTATGTTTGATGACCATCTTTTTATAAATCGAATAAATATGTTTCGCGCGCCCTTTAATACGGTATTCTAAGTGATGATCATCAAGCAGCTTAGAAACCGAGGCAATCATCTTATCGACATGCTCTTTACGTTCACTCTTTTTCTGTTCAAGCAAGTCAACGATTTCATGATAAGCTGTTGGATCTAAGTAATAGAGGCATAAGTCCTCTAATTCCACGCGGATATCATTAATCCCTAAACGATGTGCAATCGGCGCATAAACTTCCAGCGTTTCACGGGCAATACGCTGCTGTTTTTCTGGAGGCATATACTGCAGGGTCCGCATATTATGCAGACGGTCCGCTAATTTAATTAAGATGACACGGATATCCTTCGCCATGGCAATGTAAATCTTACGGTGATTTTCCGCATAGATTTCACTTTCTTCCATGTAAGGCATCTTATTGATTTTCGTGACACCTTCGACTAAGGATGTGATCTCTTCCCCAAAACGTTCCACCATCTCATCATGTGGCACATCGCAGTCTTCCATGACGTCATGAAGCAGCCCTGCCGCAATGGTCATCGGCCCCGTCTGCAGGGTACATAAAATATACGCGACCCAAATCAGATGAATGGTATATGGTTCGCCGGAGCGGCGTTTCTGACCTTTATGTTTGACCATAATAAAGT harbors:
- a CDS encoding RelA/SpoT family protein produces the protein MTIKGAKDQVTFEDVKELASTYITKKESMDLIQRAYDFIMVKHKGQKRRSGEPYTIHLIWVAYILCTLQTGPMTIAAGLLHDVMEDCDVPHDEMVERFGEEITSLVEGVTKINKMPYMEESEIYAENHRKIYIAMAKDIRVILIKLADRLHNMRTLQYMPPEKQQRIARETLEVYAPIAHRLGINDIRVELEDLCLYYLDPTAYHEIVDLLEQKKSERKEHVDKMIASVSKLLDDHHLEYRIKGRAKHIYSIYKKMVIKHKRFDELYDLNALRIILKEKVECYEVLGIIHEKYRPLPGRFKDYIAMPKPNMYQSLHTTVIGEGGHIFEIQIRTEEMDELAERGVASHWRYKEGKNYSAKAEQKEIGEKLQWLSDFITISDEVKDEKAQEYYNTLKRDIFEANVYVLTPQGKIIELPNGSTPIDFAYRIHTEVGNHAVGAIVNNVMVPIDTKLKTGDICEIKTNNAAKPSEDWLKFVRTASARNKIRAWIAKSDAENSKEFIEEGRRILREEIRNRGLDEKTYLDPETYRSYLGSFGARNFDEILTSIGKRQATAGTLLEKVAPQKRSFLDNLSKMLKKNQNYASNNKKHQKSIGISVKNVSGLKMQLSKCCSPIPGDPIVGFVSKGQGIKVHRADCPNVANIDKGRLIDVYWDYTNLENKRYNVDLELNGLDRPNLLNDVVTCLGSCNVNILNINAGIHDLDAIIKLTLSVDNAETLQQCIDNLNKIQGIATIKRVIH
- a CDS encoding fructose-1,6-bisphosphatase: MRDLDYLKLLSRQYPTKEAASTKIINLKSILALPKGTEYFFSDLHGESEAFIYMMKSSSGVVLYKINETFGDLLSPKEKADLANLIYYPRHGLSTNHDEDEQGWQKTTINRLIAVCKVVSSKYTRTKVYRKIPSEYAYVINELLHIDASDPDKKLYHQEILNGIIETGLGEEMIVALSHLIQNLTIDAIHIIGDIFDRGPHADKIMKELIRFHDVDIEWGNHDAHWMGAAAGNPLCVASVLRIATNYNSFDVIEDGYGINIRPLSEFAGKMYGDDPCDCFMPHLFDRNISDQVDLRLAAKMCKAITIIMLKLEGQMIGRHPEYHLDHRLLLEAIDYDKKTVTIAGVTYPLKDGHFPTIDPAHPYALTPEESSLMDSLVYSFTHSDVLKKHIEFFFTNGSMYKVINGNLLFHGCIPMNEDGSFATVETLEGPYSGKALMDYFERKARQAYFSQDVYATDIFYYLWCGPASPLFGKDKMSTFEHCLIEDVKTHVENYNAYYSLSKQEEYADLILKEFGIDPQTGHIVNGHVPVKVKKGEKPIRAHGKVFVIDGGISKAYHSKTGIAGYTLIFNSHHLALAEHHDFVRGGDNTPSIEVVEYMHHRLRVAETDNGAALRSQIRDLLELVEAYKSGVIKEHQLETDLSYTTLP